From Scomber japonicus isolate fScoJap1 chromosome 22, fScoJap1.pri, whole genome shotgun sequence, one genomic window encodes:
- the LOC128383298 gene encoding 5,6-dihydroxyindole-2-carboxylic acid oxidase-like yields the protein MWQSCFLVLLGAAVVNAQFPRECVTPEGLRSGQCCPSPSGLTNDPCGSITGRGQCVSITVDARRHGPQYPHDGRDDRERWPIRFFNRTCQCNGNFSGYNCGRCRHGWTGANCDQSVSVVRRNVMRLSSDEKRAFVNALDQAKRTVHPDLVIATRRHAEVFGPDGNTMQFENITIYNYFVWTHYYSVSKTFLGAGQASFGGVDFSHEGPGFVTWHRYHLLQLERDMQDMLQDPSFALPYWNFAIGGSTCDICTDDLMGARSNFDMNSLSPNSIFAQWRVVCESVEDYDTLGTICNNTETAPIRRNPAGNVNRPMVQRLPEPQDVADCLQVNTFDTPPYYSTSSESFRNTIEGYSAPQGNYDPVVRSLHNLAHLFLNGTGGQTHLSPNDPIFVLLHTYTDAIFDEWLRRHSPGSAVYPDENAPIGHNRGYNMVPFWPPVNNAEMFVVAPENLGYSYEAEWPGQAFTLTEIITMAIVAALVIVAVIFAATTCAVRARSYKMEGHQPLLGDQYQRYDDEKSQSVV from the exons ATGTGGCAAAGCTGCTTTTTGGTGCTTTTGGGCGCGGCGGTTGTGAACGCTCAGTTCCCCAGAGAGTGTGTGACACCCGAGGGACTCAGGAGTGGACAGTGCTGTCCGTCACCCTCTGGTCTGACCAACGACCCGTGTGGTTCCATCACAGGGCGCGGACAGTGCGTGTCCATCACTGTGGATGCGCGCCGGCACGGCCCTCAGTACCCGCACGACGGACGGGACGACCGGGAACGATGGCCAATCCGTTTCTTCAACCGCACATGTCAGTGTAACGGAAACTTCAGTGGTTATAACTGCGGCCGCTGTAGACACGGATGGACCGGGGCCAACTGTGACCAGAGTGTTTCTGTTG TAAGAAGAAACGTGATGCGGCTCAGCTCGGATGAGAAGCGTGCCTTTGTGAATGCGCTGGACCAGGCCAAGCGAACGGTGCACCCTGACCTGGTGATAGCCACCCGCCGCCATGCGGAGGTCTTCGGGCCCGATGGGAACACCATGCAGTTCGAAAACATCACCATCTACAATTACTTCGTGTGGACTCATTATTACTCTGTCAGCAAGACTTTCCTGGGTGCGGGACAGGCCAGTTTTGGAGGAGTGGACTTCTCACATGAGGGGCCCGGTTTCGTCACTTGGCACAGATACcacctgctgcagctggagcGAGACATGCAG GACATGCTCCAAGACCCCTCCTTCGCCCTGCCCTACTGGAACTTTGCCATTGGTGGAAGCACATGTGACATCTGTACAGATGACCTGATGGGAGCCAGGAGCAACTTTGACATGAATTCCCTGAGCCCCAACTCTATCTTTGCCCAGTGGAGAGTTGTCTGTGAGAGTGTAGAAGACTATGACACCCTGGGAACCATCTGCAACA ACACTGAAACCGCTCCCATCAGAAGGAACCCAGCAGGAAATGTCAACAGGCCAATGGTCCAACGTCTCCCTGAGCCTCAGGATGTGGCAGACTGTCTGCAGGTTAACACTTTCGACACACCACCCTACTACTCCACCTCTTCTGAAAGCTTCAGAAACACAATTGAAG GTTATAGCGCCCCCCAGGGGAACTATGACCCTGTGGTGAGGAGCCTCCACAACCTGGCCCATCTGTTCTTGAACGGGACTGGAGGACAGACCCACCTCTCACCTAACGACCCCATCTTCGTCCTCCTCCACACCTATACTGATGCCATTTTTGATGAATGGTTGAGGAGACACAGTCCAG GTTCAGCTGTGTACCCAGACGAAAATGCCCCTATTGGTCATAACAGAGGCTACAACATGGTACCTTTCTGGCCCCCGGTCAATAACGCCGAGATGTTTGTGGTTGCCCCTGAAAATCTTGGTTATTCTTATGAAGCTGAATGGCCAG GTCAAGCTTTCACTCTGACTGAAATCATCACCATGGCAATAGTGGCTGCCCTAGTGATCGTTGCAGTCATTTTCGCTGCCACCACATGTGCCGTGCGGGCCAGGTCGTACAAGATGGAGGGCCACCAGCCTCTGCTTGGAGATCAGTACCAGCGCTATGACGATGAGAAAAGCCAATCTGTAGTCTaa